In Cydia amplana chromosome 5, ilCydAmpl1.1, whole genome shotgun sequence, the genomic window GTCGAAATCGCTGTGCTGGTACTGCTGGTGTCGCCTCGTGACAGAAAACAAATAACCGATTATATTACTCAAACTGTGAATTACGCCAGTGTGTATTCGGTTTCGATCTGCTCGTAAAGCCAACGCATCAAGCAAAGTTGATAGACAATAATATCATACAAtacgtatataatatacataacaTATAACGAGCTGATATAGTTAATCAAAGTTTTCATAAGGgactaaaatgtaatgtttgTAAGGCGAGGTGTTTCTTCAGAACAAGtgattttgtaaaatatgtaggtaattataaaaTAGATGACTGTTTTGTAAATGGTATTATTTCGAAATAAGTACTGTATATTAGAAAAGTGAAAAAATATAGGTGTGTTATATTTGAGACCTTCATCTAGTCAAGAAAAACTACATTTTACTCTGGTTGAGATCACGCTGCGTTGGCCATAAGGTGTCGGAATAAGTCAGTATATTTTTTACTGAGTGTTTTTACGGTACTCTGTTATGAATATAGCAATTCGTTGAAGATCGACACTTTAAACGAAATTCAGCGTGCAGGGAAACGCAAGTCCGTTTAATTGCAATTTAGGCTAAGCCTAGTGATCGGTGCATAAGCCGGGAAATAGTGAGGCCGAGAGTCTGCGAGTGTAGCTAGATATAGCCGGTGCCACTGCCGTGCCGATTCCGTGCCTCTCACGGATCTAATTTTATTGATAGGAACTACAACTGTTAGAGAAAAAAACCGGGTTAATCGAAAACTGTATACACAATATGAGTGAAAAACGTTCAAAGATTTTGGGCTTACTGACCTAATCAAACAgcatatttcatttaaaaagGTGACTATGACGGACACTAAACAACAAGTATTTATCAAAATCATGTGATGTGACGTTAATGATCCAAtcgtaaaggtgacagtccatttccaacgacagctgcactactgttcattttactatggaaataaacagtaacagcgacgcgttcagtaccagtagtgcagctgcggtcagaaatggaatgttacccttagtttACCTAGACCAATCTACTCGTACTACCTAGAAAATTGGTCCACCACGAATTCAGACAAGTACCAGTATCTATATCTTCCGGTACGTGCGACAGAAACCGCAACATCTAAACGAGAGGCCGCTCTTCGGTCGTCACACTCCCGCCACAAAATTGATAGCACTTGTCCTAGAATTTCAGTTAAAAGGCAACTATGTCGATACCCTCGGAGTAGTGGTCAACTTAACTTTTCCAATTTAAATACATTATGTTTAAAGCTGCGATCATTAAAGTTTTACAACTGATGTTATCGTTcattatagtaaaataaatctcCTTTAGTTAAATGGAGCTACTTTAATACGATCATCTGGTAGATAGAATTCTTCTAAAGTAACAAATAGAAAACAAGAAAGCgctaatattgaataattttacaaagccaaagtttttttttttaatttttaatttggctacaaatataatgaccaccaaaaaatactttggtaccctaaataaaaaatcatgcttaccaaaaaaaattactgaacaccaaaaaaataaggcctaaaattacaaaagtaccatcgttttaattacgactgcacttcaaattgtattcaaataccaaatatattgaatgattaccaaaaatcattaatgatcaccaaatcttgaagaccaaattaatgcgatattttcacctaaataaaccactgtgattaccaaaaaatgtaaacatattaccaaataaagtaaaatgatgccaaaattactaggtttcaactgcgacccttatagaaaagaaatgctactagaaaagtgggttaggttaggtttgaactgcgacccttacggaaacgaaatgctactagaaaagtgggttaggttaggtttgaactgcgacccttacagaagaGAAATGCTCTaaaaaagtgggttaggctaggttTGAACTGTGACCCTtacggaaacgaaatgctactagaaaagtgggttaggttaggtttgaactgcgacccttacagaagagaaatggtactagaatggtgggttaggttaggtttgaactgcgaaccatacagaaaataaatgctactagaaaagtgggctaggttaggtttgaactgcgacccttacagaaaagaaatgctctaaaaaagtgggttaggctaggtttgaactgcgacccttacggaaacgaaatgctactagaaaagtggattaggttaggtttgaattgcgacccttacagaaaagaaatggtactagaatggtgggttaggttaggtttgaactgcgacccatacagaaaataaatgctactagaaaagtgggttaggttaggtttgaactgcgacccttacagaaaagaaatgctactagaaaagtctgttaggttaggtttgaactgcgacccttgcagaaaaggaatgctactagaaaagtgggttaggttaggtttgaactgcgacccttacagaaaagaaatggtactagaaaagtgggttaggttaggtttgaactgcgaccctaacagaaaagaaatggtactaaaaaagtgggttaggttaggtttgaactgcgacccatacagaaattttggtggtcatttattatttttgggtttacaatgattattttggagtcatttgctttaataggatagcaagatttaaaaatttggttataattttacattaaaatagacttctaattttggtggtcgtttactatttttgggtttacaattattattttggtgtcattttctttaataggatagcaagatttaaaaatttggttatcatttcacattaaaatggggtttgaaatttggtaatcatttactatttttgggttaataatgattagtttggtgtcatttcctttaaaatgatagtaaaatgtaataaaattggtaatcatttcacattaaaatggagttacaattttggtgatcatttattattttagggtggtaaaatatatatttttggtattaaattttactaaatctggtgatcagttaaatagcagccTTTTAATTTTAAGCGCTAATAGTTACGCGCGCATTGTTCTTGAATGTGTAATTGATAATAGTTTCATATACCTACTATTTCTATGCCATTAGTATCTCTTATACATTGTATTCTGAATTAACTTAATAATAATGTACCAAGCGCAAAGCTACTTAGACAGCAAGTGCTGCAAATAAGACAGATCTAGTTGTCGTTCAGAGAAGCAATATCGTTCGTAGCAGAAAGAACAAGTGGATCGTAGAGGTGTCACGTAATGGGGAAACGCATTAAGCTATCCAGAGTTTCGCCGCAACACGGCTCGGTATAAAATGCACTAATGATTGTCGGTCCCGTAACGACCCTTAGCGATTAATGCTACATGGTTCCCCAGTACACTCAAACACTATGCTCTTTCACGTTAGGTAAATTACATGTTGCAATAGTAATGCGCTGCAATGGAAACAGACGAAGGAAAATGTATAACGTTTTGATAACCTGTTTAAATGGTATTTCACTGCGTAAGCTGCTTTATCAAGATTTTAGTGTGCGTGTAACATTACATTAATAAACTTAAACTTTCAATAATTGCATTGTTGTCAAACCAAATCAGATAACAAAAgcgttttgaggaattaattccctGCAAGCTgtaaatcgttttaataccttcattgaGTCCTAAATGCATGTAATCCGAGTTTGCCCAATCCCAAAAgatgatttccagcttgctgggaattactttaaaaaaaaattattttgattGGCCTATTATTAATGTAAACTGACCAAATAATTAAAACGGTCATGAAGTGAAAAATGAAGACCTGTTTGCGAACCCCATTAAAATTGATATAACAAACAAACGGAAACGAATTACGTTTAGTGAAACAAatccattttcgtaacaaattGATTGAGTTGCAAATCCATTCaaactgaaatttgtttttgaAGCGGCATTTTTTTGTTacgattattttaatttgctttattattattttatcagaaaattaaagtacatatataatatgatgTACATATCATAATGATCAACCGGAAATTAAATCCGTTAAATTACGAAtgatgatattaaaataaaatagaattatGCATTTGCACGCACTGTTCACTGTGCTGTTTATTCATATTGGATATTTGTATATCAGCCACGAGAGAACTCAGCCGAGTGCAAACCATATCAGATATGTATTGGGCAGCGTTCGCTATCATAACAGCATTGTGCCTAGTCGGTTTCAATCAAAGCGATAACGCCAATTTTGTgagtaaaactaaaatatttcatattattgttaatttaacaAAACATTATTTCTACAAATGGGTAACTAGTAAAGGAAAACGCAACGTATCTGCGTTAGTATTTACCATCAAAACATGACTATGTAAATGAACCATAAAATAAACTAGATCGACGAAGTTTGTATTAAGTTCGCTGAAGAGTCACCATCAACAAAAGTAACCGAGAAGAATGATTATTATTTAAGTTACGAGAAATGTGCCAAGCGCACTTGTAATTAAATGAAAACATCGGTATAGTATATACAATTTCAATTTGAATTAATGTTCTTAACAACAGTGGTGAGTAATTTAATAACCTAAAGGACGTGGGGATAAACGTTTGACTATCCTCTTCAAATTATTCTCTTATTAAGTTAACCGAAAGTTGTCGACAAGTTGAGACAATGACAGCCCTTATAACTACTCCAACACTCAGGGCCCCTACCGGACCACATGGAGGTCATTCAAGACGTGCAAAGGTCCAAAACAAGGCGATTGCGGCAATGTGGAAATTCGAAACACTCAGAACATGTCCGATGTGATTTTTTATCTGGAGTTTCCCAAAGATTGTCCAGTAACAAAGgtaaaattttactttaagTAATTTGAAGTAGAAGCCAAGATTTACAGAAACTTTGTTTGAAAATGATGTGTTTTCAGGCAAGAGTAACCGCGGGATCAGTGCAAAAAAATAACTACACAAAGAAAATGCTTAACTACGCTTTGGAAAAACCTTGCCAACACTTCGTTTTAGGCCCCATACTAGTAGATGCATTCAACTTAAGTAGtgcttgtaaaattaaaaagGTAAGCTTATTAAAGTACATATTATACGTAGTACTTCATACATTTACTTTATGTAAACAGCAAACACCTGTttgttttttgagcatttgctGGAGATGGAACTAAagccaggggggtgtcactccgcagtttaggtacatttggccggcgcacCCATCGAACAGGGGTATGgtagtgggctgccgctcggcgtgcacgatagtcgtgtcacgtggcgctcgcgcaaaattgaaaatacacaatggcttcgaaacttacttccgtgagaatcagacatactatctccggataaaaaatgtatgtttacataataaacgtttgtaattcctacatatttatcttaaaaataataaatcggtgGGTATAaagactatttttttattcggtagactaaaatgacatttcatagtatgaacatcatgtctcatttcatactataaaatgtcattttagtctaccgaataaaaaaatagactttaggtataaaaacttgtcaagtgataaccccgtgccgacactcacagctcggtcataaaactgcggcgcgcaaaggagattcacggttcgtgcgcggttataagtttcaattttgcttgcaggcagcgatataggtgtaattttatacctaaatttgacttttgtgaaggagtgaattttctgtacggtagtactattagttattctgtgctaaaGCTATGGATCAACCTGGAGAAACCCTAAGTCTTACAAAGACTCATTATACTCATAGTAGAAAAGTACCTGAAGAGAGttctacatatattaatttttttaatacattgttTACAGGGGCAGTACACGGTCCATGTTAATATGCAGGAAAAATGTAGAAATTTCCTGGGGTCAAACTTCTTCTACGGCATTTACACATTCAAAACATTGGCATTTAACAACGTCAACAATTTTTTCTGTGTTCATTCTGAATTAGAAATTGGAAAGCTATAAAGTGAAAATTGCGTCACTTGAAAAGTAAAATATTGTCTTAAGTATAGAATTTTATTGTCATTGCCTTTTCCCGAAAAAATGTAGGGTCGCATTTTTACGATATCATAGTTCGTTTAATGGAAGCGGAAGGTGGGGGCACAACGCACCGCCGCGTGGGAACAGGGGGGGGACGAATTGGCAAATTTGATACCAACAACGCGattgaaaatcgaaatttcttcGGAGCGCTGGCTCTCTGACAAATACTGGGATTGCATCCCGGTATTCCCGGTTATCCAACGCTAACCTACTCCGAAAATGATTCGGTGAAATAATGTATTCAATAAGCATTAAATCGGAGTATATTACATACGTTTTGCATGTTAGATAATATATTGACTAGAAGTTAGATAGGtatttagttaagtttagtttaaGTGTACATTTGCATGCTAAACTAGCAAAATATGTTTAAGCACAGATATATGTTATCCCTACCAACTCATTGTACCatattttaagcaaataaagaatatttatttatttatttacataaaatacaaaataggattTACGCGTTAAAGAGTTAGTCAGCCCAAATATTCTTGTCTAAAATGTTAATCTAAAggagctataataataataatcgtcATAGGACTAATTTCCGTGGCGCGATTAAAACTCGTTATAAATGGTCGCGGTGGCGAGCTCAGAGCCTGTCACCATTACCGCAAAAAGATGAAAACGGAACCCGCATTAAAGCGTGCTGAAAATTTGTGGAACGTGAACGTATCTTACATTATACCTGTTATATTTATGCGGTTTCGGGCGGTTTATTAAACAACTGCTCAACCCTACTCAAACAACTCTtcattcaattctaattaatgctgctttgttgttatttaatatgttaaactgattttttatatgtaggtaatgcAGTAAAAGTGATTAAAAGTTTAGTGAATTATTAAACTGAATCACTCTAACTATTATCACCGTAAAGATAACCtttgtttattaaaaactgAGAAATTGATTACCTCATAGCTCATTCACCTTCGCCTTGAATAGATCTAGATCGCATTTGTCAGAGTATACAGACGACGAAAGCGAATTCCATTCCTTAACAGTAAGAGCGTAGAAAATTAAATCACGGCATAATagttaatacatttttaatggTCGGTAATAAGTAACCAGCAGATTATTCGTCTTAGTGGAAGGCCGAGTAAATCCGGCGGGTAATGGCGCGGCGGCACCTGAACGCTTGTTCCTACTTAACGAGCATCTCGTCTCGTGGCAACCAGTATAATATAGATTTCGTACTACTTATTGTTGTTACGATTCTGCAGGTCACAGATACTGGTAACCTGAAGCGGTATCTCAATAAGCGATGCGAAAGTCAGTCCAGGTCTCGGCGCCGACAGTGCTATGACACAAAGAAAATATTACCGAAAACAGTAGCAAAACTCCTTTTGTCCCATACTTGGCACTTTAATTTCCAGGATGATCATGGCAGCCATTGGGGTTCGAATAacagtgaaaattttaactccGTCGGTAATCATTGATTTAAATATGCTTAGGAACATAGACAACAGAAACAATGCAAGTTGAGATGTTTTTTCAACATCTACGGATAAAATCCACTCCTCTAACATTTATAAATTGGCGAGTGTAAGGTGGATCAATGAAGATGAGTGGCTTCTCTATGGACAGGGTAACAACTAATAATGGTCTTGGAATCTAGGTAGATTCAAGCACTCTGTCAGCGTAATTGAAAGGACCATAAGTCCCGAAGTCCCAAGCAGAGTTGTATTGGACGAAGTTTAACTGAGATTGTTCGTTGGCCTTGTTTACTTATATAGATGATTGGTGTATTTACTCTGTGTGGCAGAAATCGTATATTTACTTTGGAAACTTCATAAAACCTTACGAAACTTAAGAAAGCATCCTCGGTTTGTGTATTATAGAAGTGACACTACTGTACATTTACGCAGTTTGTTTGAAGAAGAAGGGCAGCTCGGTGTTTTTTCTATATGTGATATAACCATCCTGAACTCCTCCCCACTTCACGTAACAGGAAGTGGCATTCGACAACTCATTcgataataggctacatgactaattttttttatggtatcaatcgatcggatttgtttttaggatcaaatgtctatatgggacccattgcattaaagtaacacaaaagtcagaaattgtagtcaaagtccgacagtcacatttcactcgcgaaacgccctatacaaaacagCCAAAGTccatgacgtcatcgcccatcttgtagtatggacaaaacaagaaaattgcgtttttgtcggtgaaatattgcgtttatgtatatagttgctatacaatatttttttagatgaaatgtaaggaatcgaatggtaccccccttacttttatcgtttttggaagttaaaaaaaacttaaattttgaaacttataggtcctgtaattttgtaatttttcaatattttattttaatatccacattattgtaataaattgctcgtttgctatctattttactagattttgttataaaattcaacatgtgtcatcatccctattagccGCAATAAATTCGAAGTTAAAACTAATTTTCCAATGTCAAGATTACAATTAGGGTCGGCTAGTAGAGTTGGTTGTGGTTTGTGCAGCATAAACCCTTAAATATGACACGTGTCGTACTAAGCTAGCCTACTGTATATCTGTGCATATTAATTTTGC contains:
- the LOC134648469 gene encoding uncharacterized protein LOC134648469; protein product: MSDVIFYLEFPKDCPVTKARVTAGSVQKNNYTKKMLNYALEKPCQHFVLGPILVDAFNLSSACKIKKGQYTVHVNMQEKCRNFLGSNFFYGIYTFKTLAFNNVNNFFCVHSELEIGKL